From a region of the Daphnia pulicaria isolate SC F1-1A chromosome 1, SC_F0-13Bv2, whole genome shotgun sequence genome:
- the LOC124317315 gene encoding uncharacterized protein LOC124317315 isoform X3, producing the protein MKHEKHVQKRKRAEGEFTVPPSQPVINLPTIRLPASEVPTSSTATRHQPMVVRPSASFYPSCPDYRVNFDLVATGKKLPTERAPKVVKNEAVKSASATTSASKAEHDRAKLQEAQWKKLKTDPVKLYGWYKTHWDYHGLDKNPY; encoded by the exons ATGAAGCACGAAAAGCACGTCCAAAAACGAAAGAGAGCTGAGGGTGAATTTACTGTTCCTCCCTCACAACCTGTCATCAACCTTCCCACGATTCGGCTACCAGCTTCTGAGGTACCTACCAGTTCTACAGCAACTCGACATCAGCCAATGGTTGTCAGACCTAGTGCCAGTTTCTACCCTTCGTGTCCAga TTATAGAGTAAACTTTGACTTGGTTGCTACCGGGAAGAAATTGCCTACAGAACGTGCCCCCAAAGTTGTCAAGAATGAAGCAGTAAAGTCTGCATCTGCCACAACATCTGCCTCTAAAGCAGAACATG ATAGAGCAAAACTTCAAGAAGCTCAATGGAAGAAACTCAAGACTGATCCTGTGAAACTTTATGGGTGGTACAAAACTCACTGGGATTATCATGGGCTTGATAAAAATCCATACTGA
- the LOC124317315 gene encoding uncharacterized protein LOC124317315 isoform X2: MDFTLEEVRGILDEMGLKNVPDNHLEQFAKDLKHLMKHEKHVQKRKRAEGEFTVPPSQPVINLPTIRLPASEVPTSSTATRHQPMVVRPSASFYPSCPEVNFDLVATGKKLPTERAPKVVKNEAVKSASATTSASKAEHDRAKLQEAQWKKLKTDPVKLYGWYKTHWDYHGLDKNPY, from the exons ATGGATTTTACTTTGGAAGAAGTTCGTGGCATTCTTGATGAGATGGGTTTGAAAAATGTACCCGATAACCATCTCGAACAGTTTGCCAAAG atTTAAAGCATTTGATGAAGCACGAAAAGCACGTCCAAAAACGAAAGAGAGCTGAGGGTGAATTTACTGTTCCTCCCTCACAACCTGTCATCAACCTTCCCACGATTCGGCTACCAGCTTCTGAGGTACCTACCAGTTCTACAGCAACTCGACATCAGCCAATGGTTGTCAGACCTAGTGCCAGTTTCTACCCTTCGTGTCCAga AGTAAACTTTGACTTGGTTGCTACCGGGAAGAAATTGCCTACAGAACGTGCCCCCAAAGTTGTCAAGAATGAAGCAGTAAAGTCTGCATCTGCCACAACATCTGCCTCTAAAGCAGAACATG ATAGAGCAAAACTTCAAGAAGCTCAATGGAAGAAACTCAAGACTGATCCTGTGAAACTTTATGGGTGGTACAAAACTCACTGGGATTATCATGGGCTTGATAAAAATCCATACTGA
- the LOC124317315 gene encoding uncharacterized protein LOC124317315 isoform X1: MDFTLEEVRGILDEMGLKNVPDNHLEQFAKDLKHLMKHEKHVQKRKRAEGEFTVPPSQPVINLPTIRLPASEVPTSSTATRHQPMVVRPSASFYPSCPDYRVNFDLVATGKKLPTERAPKVVKNEAVKSASATTSASKAEHDRAKLQEAQWKKLKTDPVKLYGWYKTHWDYHGLDKNPY; the protein is encoded by the exons ATGGATTTTACTTTGGAAGAAGTTCGTGGCATTCTTGATGAGATGGGTTTGAAAAATGTACCCGATAACCATCTCGAACAGTTTGCCAAAG atTTAAAGCATTTGATGAAGCACGAAAAGCACGTCCAAAAACGAAAGAGAGCTGAGGGTGAATTTACTGTTCCTCCCTCACAACCTGTCATCAACCTTCCCACGATTCGGCTACCAGCTTCTGAGGTACCTACCAGTTCTACAGCAACTCGACATCAGCCAATGGTTGTCAGACCTAGTGCCAGTTTCTACCCTTCGTGTCCAga TTATAGAGTAAACTTTGACTTGGTTGCTACCGGGAAGAAATTGCCTACAGAACGTGCCCCCAAAGTTGTCAAGAATGAAGCAGTAAAGTCTGCATCTGCCACAACATCTGCCTCTAAAGCAGAACATG ATAGAGCAAAACTTCAAGAAGCTCAATGGAAGAAACTCAAGACTGATCCTGTGAAACTTTATGGGTGGTACAAAACTCACTGGGATTATCATGGGCTTGATAAAAATCCATACTGA
- the LOC124315271 gene encoding histone acetyltransferase KAT8-like, producing the protein MSIETLQPAETNNKPAQETREPKKEDDKSGDEYERKDQDPPLEIGEHYLVKRGEDSWHPAEIIQRRYNKALGLYEYYVHYEGFNRRLDEWVSKEKILSTQVNINETHFSKGEKVSSLDLLLEQSDRKITRNQKRKHDEINHVQKTYAEMDPTTAALEKEHEAITKVKYIDKIQMGKYEMDTWYFSPYPEEYGKVSKLWICEYCLKYMRMEKTYRHHICECSLRQPPGKEIYRKGTLSIYEADGKEHKIYAQNLCLIAKLFLDHKTLYFDVEPFLFYILCEIDKAGAHVVGYFSKEKESPDGNNVACILTLPPFQRKGYGKLLIAFSYELSKLEHTVGSPEKPLSDLGKLSYRSYWSWVLLEILRDFRGSLSIRDLSHMTSITQSDIVSTLQTMNMVKYWKGQHVICVTPKLVEEHIKSAQFKKPRLTVDVSAIRWSPAHRKTFPKTNKK; encoded by the exons ATGTCGATTGAAACTCTCCAACCTGCTGAAACTAACAATAAACCTGCACAAGAAACTCGTGAGCCGAAAAAGGAAGATGATAAAAGTGGAGACGAATACGAGAGGAAAGATCAAGATCCTCCACTGGAAATCGGTGAACACTATCTGGTGAAACGAGGAGAAGACTCTTGGC ACCCGGCTGAAATCATTCAGAGGAGGTACAACAAAGCTCTCGGTCTGTATGAATACTATGTTCACTATGAAGGGTTCAACAGAAGACTTGACGAATGGGTATCTAAAGAAAA GATTCTCAGCACGCAAGTCAACATCAATGAAACTCACTTTAGCAAAGGTGAGAAAGTCAGTTCACTTGATCTCTTGTTGGAGCAGTCAGACAGAAAAATCACCCGAAATCAGAAACGGAAACATGACGAAATCAACCATGTCCAAAAA ACATATGCAGAGATGGATCCAACCACCGCTGCCCTAGAGAAGGAACACGAAGCCATCACCAAAGTCAAGTACATCGACAAAATCCAAATGGGGAAATATGAAATGGACACTTGGTACTTCAGCCCTTACCCTGAAGAGTATGGAAAAGTGTCAAAGTTATGGATCTGTGAGTACTGCCTCAAGTACATGCGGATGGAAAAAACGTACCGACACCACATA TGCGAGTGCTCGTTGCGGCAACCTCCAGGCAAAGAAATCTACCGAAAAGGCACGCTTTCCATCTACGAAGCCGACGGGAAAGAGCACAAAATCTACGCTCAGAATCTTTGTCTCATTGCCAAACTTTTCCTTGACCACAAAACCTTGTACTTTGACGTGGAACCTTTCCTTTTCTACATCCTGTGCGAGATAGACAAGGCTGGCGCTCATGTTGTCGGTTATTTCTCTAAG GAAAAAGAATCTCCAGACGGGAATAACGTGGCGTGCATTCTAACCTTACCACCGTTTCAGAGGAAAGGCTACGGGAAACTGCTGATTGCTTTCAGCTACGAGCTTTCCAAATTGGAACACACGGTCGGCAGTCCTGAGAAACCCCTTTCGGATTTGGGCAAACTCAGTTACCGCTCCTATTGGTCTTGGGTCCTTTTAGAAATCTTGCGGGACTTTAGAGGGTCGCTCTCCATTCGTGATCTGAG CCACATGACGAGCATCACACAGAGCGACATAGTCTCCACTTTGCAGACGATGAACATGGTCAAGTACTGGAAAGGCCAGCACGTCATTTGTGTGACACCCAAGCTGGTCGAGGAGCACATCAAATCGGCTCAGTTCAAGAAACCGCGACTTACAGTTGACGTTTCCGCCATCAGGTGGTCACCGGCCCACCGGAAAACCTTCCCGAAAACCAACAAGAAGTAG
- the LOC124316093 gene encoding protein mono-ADP-ribosyltransferase PARP16-like: MIETEMTIQKLEEPKLEEWDELTIEMRRDLLALDLRISLFVGAVQNFKYESLLKPIPANYRKSDGEADIKTIRELVSRLPELPIRDLNYKPDPQLTTFMKTFFLNHNQQLSLISVEELKRQVGGQIELQIAPRWIFQIDHVSRNQQTWERRKASSSSFYAFHGSRFENFHSILNLGLHQHLNKTALFGEGIYLSTEQSLSLQYSPCGQGWSKSQLGPELSLLAICEVIDHPDVKRRGSRPSTGSMAIPDKYILVTNNELVRPRYFLVYTRPKVKTVKVTSFVERHKFVLFLSLYVSLLLAIGLAKKVAV; encoded by the exons ATGATTGAAACAGAAATGACAATCCAAAAGCTGGAAGAACCGAAATTAGAAGAGTGGGATGAGCTCACGATCGAGatgcggcgagatttattggCTCTTGATTTACGTATTTCCCTATTTGTTGGCGCcgtacaaaatttcaaatacg AATCGCTACTCAAACCTATTCCTGCAAACtaccgaaaaagtgatggcgAAGCAGATATTAAAACTATCCGCGAATTAGTTTCCAGGCTTCCGGAATTGCCTATTCGCGACCTCAACTATAAACCGGATCCCCAATTAACCACTTTTATGAAGACATTCTTTTTGAACCACAACCAGCAGCTTAGTTTAATCTCTGTAGAAGAACTCAAACGGCAAGTCGGCGGGCAAATTGAGCTACAAATTGCTCCGCGATGGATCTTCCAAATTGATCATGTCTCTCGCAATCAACAGACTTGGGAACGTAGAAAagcttcttcctcttcatttTACGCCTTCCATGGGAgtcgttttgaaaatttccatTCGATATTGAATTTGGGACTTCATCAACATCTTAACAAG ACAGCCCTGTTCGGTGAAGGTATTTATTTATCAACCGAACAATCTTTAAGCCTTCAATACTCTCCTTGTGGACAAGGTTGGAGTAAAAGTCAGTTGGGACCAGAATTATCGTTACTCGCCATTTGTGAAGTAATTGATCATCCAGACGTTAAGAGAAGAG GTTCGAGACCGTCTACGGGTAGTATGGCGATTCCGGACAAATATATTCTCGTAACCAACAACGAACTCGTACGCCCTCGATACTTTCTGGTTTACACAAGACCTAAAGTGAAGACTGTGAAAGTTACTAGTTTCGTAGAGCGTCACAAGTTTGTTTTGTTCCTAAGCCTTTATGTCTCACTCCTTCTCGCAATCGGCCTAGCCAAAAAAGTTGCTGTTTGA
- the LOC124316312 gene encoding ribitol-5-phosphate xylosyltransferase 1-like: MTFCVKYRAVRVCIKYLAPFILLNCAVLFWLRNLRGNEAPIESGTDQLQKLESRIPWSNNVVPTTAAASTFFQVDIQSRAPIGEYLWNHLIEGKKELLSHQVIYKGTKTVNGINFTFQSGKSEIISYSPNLVLIIDGSSSQQLKQEKMWLNDILISHTPKTLFLVILGDSDCSKNQWIIPYLSSNGGSIDAVFIVRDKLITDESEIFQWPLGVATHRDFPLFFPDEIDILSQRPFVCNFFGTANTKGADADILRLFKELNLESLCYLKMSNTTGFYGDYIQAVSDSDLTLCPASELGSSAESYCIYEAFSLGSVPVVEEDVAVDNCGGDTLRLLKQHNAPFILVESLDDELGDVIANESRMNLQEKIARRATVVNWYANFRHHMASQFTRVLKAHINH, translated from the exons ATGACGTTCTGTGTGAAATACCGTGCAGTCCGTGTTTGTATAAAATATCTGGCGccctttattttgttgaattgcGCCGTTCTATTTTGGCTGCGCAATCTACGTGGAAATGAAGCGCCGATAGAATCCGGCACCGACCAGCTGCAAAAGTTGGAATCTCGCATTCCCTGGAGCAATAACGTCGTACCCACAACAGCGGCAGCCAGCACATTCTTCCAAGTCGATATTCAAAGCAGAGCCCCTATTGGTGAATATTTATGGAATCATTTAATTGAAGGGAAGAAAGAGCTTTTATCACATCAAGTTATTTACAAGGGTACCAAGACTGTGAATGGGATCAATTTCACTTTCCAGTCAGGAAAATCAGAAATCATTTCTTACAGTCCTAATCTTGTTTTAATCATTGATGGCTCGTCATCTCAGCAGCTGAAACAGGAGAAAATGTGGCTTAATGACATACTCATTTCTCATACACCAAAGACCCTTTTTCTAGTAATTTTAGGAGATAGCGACTGCAGTAAAAATCAATGGATCATTCCCTATTTATCTTCCAACGGTGGATCGATTGACGCAGTATTTATAGTGCGGGACAAATTAATAACAGATGAAAGCGAAATTTTTCAATGGCCTCTGGGAGTAGCAAC ACACCGAGACTTCCCCTTATTCTTTCCCGACGAAATCGACATCCTGTCACAAAGACCTTTTGTCTGCAACTTTTTCGGTACCGCCAATACTAAAGGAGCTGATGCTGATATTCTTCGATTATTCAAGGAGTTGAATCTTGAGAGTCTGTGCTATTTGAAGATGAGCAACac TACGGGATTCTATGGCGATTACATTCAAGCTGTATCGGATTCTGATCTCACACTTTGTCCCGCGTCCGAACTTGGCAGCTCTGCTGAGAGCTATTGCATTTACGAGGCCTTTTCTCTTGGCAGCGTTCCAGTCGTCGAAGAAGACGTCGCAGTGGACAATTGTGGCGGGGATACCCTTCGTCTCCTAAAACAACACAACGCTCCTTTTATACTTGTGGAATCCCTTGACGACGAGTTGGGTGACGTCATTGCTAACGAGTCTAGAATGAACCTGCAAGAAAAGATCGCGAGAAGGGCAACTGTTGTTAACTGGTACGCCAACTTCCGGCATCATATGGCCAGCCAATTCACCCGGGTCCTAAAGGCACACATAAAtcattaa
- the LOC124315598 gene encoding thyrotropin-releasing hormone receptor-like: protein MDLICSQAINDTLTALRSGVMMANETLDELATLENTLGANCTDWWLSNINRTSSELDDDDISSASINSTYLDREENPSYFSRDYRVVGTFFQGLILLVGVLGNLLVVMVVYRTRSMHSPTNCYLVSLAAADCVVLIASVPNEILSYYVIGSQWIWGPIGCAVFVFLQNLGINASSLSLTAFTVERYIAICHPMKAQSVCTVKRAKKIVGGVWAFAFCYSSPWLGLTVTEPIHYKGFQTVERCAMKLSRQEYLGYFFADIVVFYLVPLLLSCVLYGLIARVLFNGHFNKYPEVCRHDNQSSVDPTKSSRVQVVKMLVVVVVIFATLWLPYRGMLVYNSFATMYSKASFMDLWFLMFAKTCVYINSAINPILYTAMSIKFRRAFQRILLCGRSTLNQQRSPGTQMRHLGHLA, encoded by the exons ATGGATCTCATCTGCTCGCAAGCCATCAACGACACTCTTACCGCCCTGAGGAG CGGAGTGATGATGGCCAACGAGACGCTGGATGAATTGGCGACCCTGGAGAACACGTTGGGAGCCAATTGTACCGATTGGTGGTTGTCGAACATCAATCGGACGTCGTCCGagttggacgacgacgacatttcATCGGCTTCCATCAATTCGACTTACCTGGACCGAGAAGAGAATCCGTCGTATTTTTCCAGAGACTATCGCGTCGTCGGCACCTTTTTCCAGGGTCTTATTCTGCTCGTCGGTGTTCTCGGCAACCTCCTTGTCGTCATG GTCGTGTACCGTACGCGCTCGATGCATTCGCCGACCAATTGCTACCTGGTGAGTTTGGCGGCCGCTGATTGCGTCGTGCTCATCGCTTCCGTGCCCAACGAGATCCTCTCATATTACGTCATCGGCAGCCAATGGATTTGGGGACCCATCGGCTGCGCCGTCTTCGTTTTCCTTCAGAATTTGG GAATCAACGCGTCGTCGTTGAGTTTGACGGCGTTCACGGTCGAGCGGTACATCGCCATCTGTCACCCGATGAAGGCCCAGAGCGTCTGCACCGTCAAACGGGCCAAAAAGATCGTGGGCGGCGTTTGGGCTTTCGCTTTCTGCTACTCGTCGCCGTGGCTGGGCCTCACCGTCACCGAGCCCATCCACTACAAAGGATTTCAAACGGTCGAGCGCTGCGCCATGAAACTCTCACGCCAAGAGTATCTG GGTTATTTCTTCGCCGACATTGTGGTGTTTTATTTGGTGCCACTTCTCCTCTCGTGCGTCCTCTACGGTCTGATTGCTCGCGTCCTTTTCAACGGCCATTTCAACAAATACCCCGAGGTGTGTCGTCACGACAATCAATCGTCGGTCGATCCAACCAAAAGCTCAAGGGTTCAG GTCGTGAAAATGCTGGTGGTGGTCGTGGTAATATTCGCCACCCTCTGGCTACCCTACCGCGGCATGTTGGTGTACAACAGTTTCGCCACCATGTACTCGAAAGCAAGTTTCATGGACCTCTGGTTCCTCATGTTCGCCAAAACTTGCGTCTACATCAACAg TGCCATCAACCCCATTCTGTACACGGCCATGTCCATCAAATTCCGTCGAGCCTTCCAGCGAATTCTACTTTGCG GGCGCAGTACACTCAACCAGCAGAGATCTCCCGGCACGCAAATGCGGCACCTCGGACACTTGGCctga
- the LOC124316389 gene encoding uncharacterized protein LOC124316389, protein MKHFFGGVLDLEWFWYRFEWQSRTAIHAHGVVKLKNDPGIADLMIKVYAGRLMAQKLADPQYTANLSEQDVQEKQDLVEAGILAELKVLKYADTLLCACNTRSDPVNPFNAEVPVPHPCSSNVSSILNDGAAMDDFYERLANCVQRHVCRPDGYYLQLILDHHAAMNYMVKYASKQERSGNTLQQVIKTIINKADVTDNAGSAFRSSIIRSIGHRDIGKGEASRILFSGHHCESSFNYVNVSLDLTVNEVFRNPTTGELETRPTLLTYFAKRHVYIEQNTYPNWNLDQPNFIEFCRHFTVVKGNLRNNPKPDKTIVLTFPVHRNSPTSATYHLFCRYSLIKFFPWTESSIPMLLDDNLVVRQWQDFRLTAAQELRQYFNLDEELQSRLDQAADDLQEEDNIENDNFNQLEWQQAVGMRPAGEQEVRSDLPVIDRSFPWLTSLQLHYTPHELACGSTWVVNHLTNGRDLGTDSTDLPFVSPSQLNRSQRMWFDMVVEALQSRKQLLLIVNGTAGTGKTFTISAISSAVPKEHIVRSAYTAKAAHLIRGETLHKIFQIPVEKGQGTKFGPLNGAKLAALQEKFRHVKIIIIDEYSMLSLTMLGKIDARLREAKGNNLFCGGLTVILVGDPAQLPPVAAPSLYSQSTAPFANEGRAAYLAFQSVIKLTEVRRQQVEDGDIDQQTFLDTLNSLREGNCSIDQWKFLQARNPEAIANFGTDFEDATYLFATNEAVNRRNYFKLPQLQMPITLLRSVNVPSSGKSKPSDQFRGLEVELYLAIGAQVTLTSNINTDVGLTNGARGTVVDIVYSKQPNVDLPDFIVVRWPDYTGPQFFSTTMNNGISTHNCIPIPAISIRSDDTRAVRIQFPLRLAYAMTVWKSQGETLGKTVVDIGPKETAGLTFVALSRVRHISDLAVLPFDYQRALKISTGDGLFARKMEERRLNMLCQVTQDQWFENNPE, encoded by the exons atgaaacattttttcggtggTGTCTTGGATCTCGAATGGTTTTGGTATCGTTTCGAGTGGCAATCAAGAACAGCCATTCATGCCCACGGTGTTGTAAAGCTCAAAAACGACCCGGGGATTGCCGACCTAATGATTAAAGTCTACGCTGGCCGACTTATGGCGCAAAAACTAGCTGATCCACAGTACACAGCAAACCTTAGCGAACAAGACGTCCAAGAAAAGCAAGATCTAGTTGAAGCCGGCAttcttgcagaactcaaggttCTAAAGTATGCCGATACTCTGTTGTGTGCCTGTAATACTCGGTCTGATCCAGTCAACCCGTTCAATGCTGAAGTACCAGTTCCCCATCCGTGTTCAAGCAATGTCTCGTCAATTTTGAACGATGGAGCAGCCATGGACGACTTCTACGAAAGATTGGCAAACTGTGTTCAACGTCACGTCTGTCGACCAGACGGTTACT ATCTTCAGCTCATTCTTGATCATCACGCTGCAATGAACTACATGGTCAAGTATGCTAGCAAACAAGAGCGGTCTGGAAACACTTTACAGcaagtgatcaaaacgattatcaaCAAGGCTGATGTCACAGATAATGCTGGCTCCGCTTTTCGCTCCTCTATCATTCGTTCCATTGGCCATCGTGACATCGGGAAAGGTGAAGCGTCGCGCATTTTGTTTTCCGGCCACCACTGTGAATCATCCTTCAATTACGTCAACGTTTCTTTGGACCTGACTGTAAACGAAGTCTTCAGAAATCCAACGACTGGTGAGTTGGAAACTCGACCAACTCTGCTTACCTACTTTGCCAAACGTCATGTTTACATTGAACAAAACACCTACCCCAATTGGAATCTTGATCAACCCAATTTTATCGAGTTTTGTCGTCACTTCACTGTCGTCAAAGGGAATCTTAGAAATAATCCCAAGCCGGACAAGACCATTGTTTTGACATTCCCGGTGCATCGAAATTCTCCTACGTCAGCTACCTACCATCTGTTCTGCCGATATTCGCTAATCAAGTTTTTCCCATGGACGGAATCATCTATTCCAATGCTTTTGGATGACAACCTTGTCGTACGCCAATGGCAAGACTTTCGATTGACTGCAGCTCAGGAACTGCGTCAATATTTCAACTTAGACGAAGAATTACAAAGTCGATTAGATCAGGCAGCTGATGACCTCCAGGAAGAAGACAACATTGAAAACGACAACTTTAATCAACTTGAATGGCAGCAAGCGGTCGGTATGCGACCTGCTGGCGAACAAGAAGTTCGTTCTGATCTACCTGTGATTGACCGTTCTTTCCCTTGGCTGACTAGTCTTCAGCTTCATTACACTCCACATGAATTGGCCTGTGGAAGCACTTGGGTGGTTAATCATCTAACCAACGGAAGAGATCTCGGCACTGATTCTACAGATTTACCGTTTGTCAGTCCCAGTCAACTGAATCGTTCACAACGAATGTGGTTCGATATGGTTGTTGAGGCTCTGCAATCTCGGAAACAGTTGTTATTGATCGTCAATGGCACAGCTGGTACTGGCAAAACCTTCactatttcagcaatttccAGTGCTGTCCCTAAAGAACATATCGTCCGTTCGGCCTACACCGCGAAAGCTGCCCATCTCATCCGCGGTGAAACTTTGCAcaagatatttcaaattccagtagAAAAAGGCCAAGGCACAAAGTTTGGCCCTCTTAATGGAGCGAAACTGGCAGCTCTTCAAGAGAAATTTCGTCATGTTAAAATTATCATAATTGACGAATATTCAATGTTGAGCTTGACCATGCTTGGAAAAATTGACGCTCGTCTTCGTGAAGCTAAAGGcaacaaccttttttgtgGTGGGCTGACTGTTATTTTGGTTGGAGATCCAGCTCAGCTTCCTCCTGTGGCTGCTCCTTCCCTCTATTCCCAATCAACAGCACCGTTTGCCAACGAGGGTCGGGCCGCTTACTTGGCTTTCCAATCCGTCATCAAGTTGACAGAAGTTCGACGACAACAAGTAGAAGATGGCGACATTGACCAGCAAACATTCCTGGACACACTCAACTCTTTGAGAGAGGGAAACTGTTCCATAGACCAGTGGAAATTCCTTCAAGCAAGGAATCCGGAAGCCATTGCCAACTTTGGCACTGATTTTGAAGATGCGACCTACTTGTTTGCCACCAACGAAGCTGTTAATCGCaggaattactttaaattaccACAACTTCAAATGCCAATCACCCTACTACGGTCGGTAAATGTGCCTTCAAGTGGCAAGTCAAAGCCATCTGATCAGTTTCGAGGGCTTGAAGTTGAACTGTACCTTGCGATTGGAGCCCAAGTAACGTTAACATCCAACATCAACACGGATGTGGGTCTCACTAATGGTGCCAGAGGTACCGTGGTTGACATCGTCTATTCCAAACAGCCCAATGTTGATCTGCCTGATTTCATCGTTGTTAGATGGCCTGATTATACCGGTCCTCAATTCTTCTCTACAACCATGAATAACGGCATTTCAACTCACAACTGTATACCAATCCCGGCAATATCCATACGGTCTGATGACACGAGAGCCGTCCGGATTCAGTTTCCCCTTCGCCTGGCTTATGCGATGACCGTATGGAAATCTCAAGGAGAAACTCTAGGCAAAACTGTTGTAGACATCGGTCCCAAAGAAACCGCCGGCCTGActttcgtcgctctttcaaGGGTAAGACACATTAGTGATTTGGCCGTCTTGCCATTTGACTATCAAAGAGCATTGAAAATATCGACTGGCGATGGGTTATTTGCtagaaagatggaagaaagaCGGCTAAATATGTTGTGTCAGGTTACACAAGATcaatggtttgaaaataacccagaataa